From Vagococcus jeotgali, one genomic window encodes:
- a CDS encoding IS256 family transposase — protein MTHFTTEIMETLINKGDLDDLFRRHLELAINSLLQAELTAFLDYEKYDRAGFNSGNSRNGNYSRSFKTEYGELNLVIPRDRNGEFSQQTLPAYKRTNDSLETTIIQLFKKGITMSEISDLIEKMYGHYYTPQTISNMSKIVSEDVLAFKERTLEAKYSVIFMDATHIPLKRQTVSKEAVYIVIGIRLDGTKEVLGFTIAPTESAYVWKEILQDLKDRGLEEVLLVVTDGLSGIHDSIHSVYPNAQFQQCCVHISRNIAHKVRVSDRQEVCNDFKLVYQAASKEEAMNQISFMIDKWKKQYPRVVKLLLNPAILTFYNFPPSIRRTIYSTNLIEGFNKQLKKYTKRKEQFPNEESLERFLVSQFNEYNQKFLGRVHKGFKEIQDTLESMF, from the coding sequence ATGACTCATTTTACTACAGAAATAATGGAAACACTAATTAATAAAGGTGATTTAGATGATTTATTTCGTCGTCATTTAGAACTCGCTATCAACTCATTATTACAGGCTGAATTAACAGCGTTTCTTGACTACGAAAAGTATGATAGAGCTGGATTTAATTCAGGTAATTCCCGCAATGGGAATTACTCACGTTCATTTAAAACAGAATATGGAGAATTAAATTTGGTGATTCCTAGAGATAGAAATGGAGAATTTTCCCAACAAACATTACCAGCCTATAAAAGAACCAATGATTCCTTAGAAACTACTATTATTCAGCTGTTTAAAAAAGGGATCACTATGTCTGAAATCTCTGATCTAATTGAAAAAATGTATGGTCATTATTACACACCACAAACTATTTCAAACATGAGTAAAATCGTATCTGAAGATGTTTTAGCTTTTAAAGAAAGAACTTTAGAAGCTAAATACTCAGTCATTTTTATGGATGCTACTCATATTCCTTTAAAGAGACAAACCGTATCAAAAGAAGCCGTTTATATTGTGATAGGCATTCGATTGGATGGAACCAAAGAGGTTCTAGGATTTACTATTGCTCCAACCGAATCTGCTTATGTTTGGAAAGAGATACTTCAAGATTTAAAAGATCGTGGTTTAGAAGAGGTTTTATTAGTTGTAACTGATGGTTTAAGTGGTATTCACGATAGTATCCATAGTGTCTATCCAAATGCTCAATTTCAACAATGTTGTGTCCATATCTCTAGAAATATTGCTCATAAGGTTCGTGTTAGTGATCGACAAGAAGTCTGTAATGATTTCAAATTGGTTTATCAAGCAGCTTCAAAAGAAGAAGCTATGAATCAAATAAGTTTTATGATAGATAAATGGAAAAAGCAGTATCCACGAGTAGTTAAATTACTCTTGAATCCTGCTATATTAACTTTCTATAACTTCCCACCATCAATCAGAAGAACTATCTACTCAACTAACTTGATTGAGGGATTTAATAAACAGTTAAAAAAATATACAAAGAGAAAAGAACAATTTCCTAATGAAGAATCTCTGGAGAGATTCCTTGTTTCTCAGTTCAATGAATATAACCAAAAATTTTTAGGCAGAGTACATAAAGGATTTAAGGAAATACAAGATACATTAGAATCAATGTTTTAA
- a CDS encoding PRD domain-containing protein translates to MKIVQIINNNVALVKKGGHEVFIVSKGIGFRKKKNQLIKESEIDKMYILDSYEMLEHFSYLLSKSDPNDIILINKMIEEAEKNLNVKISDYMTLTLLDHLEFLLERAEKNQFISSPLVWDVKRFYPLHFDVGFNCLKMIEEEKKIMIPDDEAVSIALHFVNLVNNKDEKSTRLLEMQTLSDIISIIEKHFHITINESSTNFMRFSTHLQYFIRRIVKKEIQGSDDSTLPLYQQISQIYPEAFKVVQKIKIYVQKEFDVDISLNEETYLMMHINRLTERMKS, encoded by the coding sequence ATGAAAATAGTTCAGATAATTAACAATAATGTTGCATTAGTAAAAAAGGGTGGACATGAAGTTTTTATTGTTTCAAAGGGAATAGGATTTCGAAAGAAGAAAAATCAACTAATTAAGGAATCCGAAATTGATAAAATGTATATTCTTGATTCTTATGAGATGTTAGAGCATTTTAGCTATCTGTTATCTAAATCAGATCCTAACGACATTATTTTAATCAATAAAATGATTGAAGAAGCGGAAAAAAATTTAAATGTGAAGATTAGTGATTATATGACATTAACGTTACTTGACCACCTTGAATTTTTGCTTGAAAGAGCTGAAAAAAATCAATTTATTTCTAGTCCATTAGTATGGGATGTTAAAAGATTTTATCCTTTACATTTTGATGTAGGTTTTAATTGTTTGAAGATGATTGAGGAAGAAAAGAAAATCATGATACCTGATGATGAAGCCGTGTCAATTGCCTTACACTTTGTTAATTTAGTTAATAATAAGGATGAAAAATCTACTCGATTATTAGAAATGCAAACATTAAGTGATATTATCTCAATTATTGAAAAGCATTTTCATATTACTATTAACGAGAGTTCGACAAATTTTATGAGGTTTTCAACTCATTTACAGTATTTTATTAGAAGGATAGTAAAAAAAGAAATACAAGGATCTGATGATAGTACGTTACCTTTGTATCAACAAATTAGTCAAATTTATCCAGAAGCTTTTAAAGTCGTCCAAAAAATAAAAATATATGTACAGAAAGAATTTGATGTTGATATTTCTTTAAATGAAGAAACATATCTGATGATGCATATTAATCGATTAACAGAAAGGATGAAATCTTAA
- a CDS encoding glycoside hydrolase family 1 protein, whose protein sequence is MEKNFLWGGSLAAHQCEGGFLEGGKGISNMDLVTKGSKNTDREIHNELREGYYYPSHKGIDFYNRYKEDIQLFAEMGFTALRISIDWSRIFPNGDDEKANEEGLAFYESVVDTLNEYNIEPILTLFHFELPARLISKYQGWSNRKVVYLFEKFAEVMFKRLDGKVTYWSTFNEINHLDPNSVSSQFFTYYLSGLNYEELDNPKEAVARIAYNTALASTRIVQLGHKINPKNQVGCVFGINPQFPETCKPETMLANLLENEKELYQMDAMCRGAFPVYKLKEFENDGIQLEIEESDKADFRNGTLDFMGLNYYMSSVTPNEESENEALFGGIQNKYLELSEWGWAIDPVGFRYTMNWLYRRYQLPMIITENGFGAEDTLLPGNIIEDDYRISYLESHIKEMMKAIEEDYVDCFGYLSWAPIDLVSASTGEMSKRYGFIFVDLDDNGNGSGKRIKKKSFEWYKKVILTNGESLK, encoded by the coding sequence ATGGAAAAAAATTTTTTATGGGGTGGTAGCCTTGCAGCCCACCAATGTGAAGGTGGTTTTTTAGAGGGAGGAAAAGGTATCTCCAATATGGATTTGGTAACAAAGGGGAGCAAAAATACTGATAGAGAAATTCACAATGAATTAAGAGAGGGTTACTACTACCCGTCTCATAAGGGAATTGATTTTTATAATCGGTATAAAGAAGATATTCAGCTATTTGCAGAAATGGGTTTCACGGCATTAAGAATTTCCATAGACTGGTCTCGAATTTTTCCAAATGGAGATGATGAGAAAGCAAATGAAGAAGGATTAGCTTTTTATGAATCAGTTGTAGATACTTTAAATGAATACAACATAGAACCAATCCTCACTTTATTTCATTTTGAACTTCCAGCAAGGTTAATTAGTAAATATCAAGGTTGGTCTAATCGAAAAGTTGTCTATTTATTTGAAAAGTTTGCTGAAGTCATGTTTAAAAGACTAGATGGAAAAGTGACTTATTGGTCTACCTTTAATGAAATAAATCATTTAGACCCTAATTCAGTATCTTCACAATTTTTTACGTATTATTTATCAGGTCTTAATTATGAAGAACTTGATAATCCAAAAGAAGCGGTAGCAAGAATAGCTTATAATACCGCTTTGGCAAGTACTAGAATAGTCCAATTAGGACATAAGATTAATCCTAAAAACCAAGTGGGATGTGTGTTTGGGATTAATCCTCAATTTCCAGAAACGTGTAAACCAGAAACAATGTTAGCGAATTTATTAGAGAACGAGAAAGAACTTTATCAAATGGATGCCATGTGTCGCGGAGCATTTCCAGTATACAAATTGAAGGAATTTGAAAATGATGGTATTCAACTTGAGATAGAGGAATCTGATAAGGCTGACTTTAGAAATGGAACATTAGATTTTATGGGGTTAAATTATTATATGTCAAGTGTGACTCCAAATGAAGAATCCGAGAATGAAGCTTTGTTTGGTGGAATTCAAAATAAATATCTTGAGTTATCAGAGTGGGGGTGGGCAATTGATCCAGTTGGTTTTAGGTATACGATGAATTGGTTGTATCGACGCTATCAACTACCTATGATTATTACTGAGAATGGTTTTGGAGCAGAGGATACGTTATTGCCAGGAAATATCATAGAAGATGATTATAGAATTTCATATTTAGAATCTCATATCAAAGAAATGATGAAGGCAATAGAGGAAGATTATGTTGATTGTTTTGGTTATTTATCTTGGGCTCCGATTGATCTTGTTAGTGCTTCAACTGGTGAAATGTCAAAACGATATGGATTTATTTTTGTAGATTTAGATGATAATGGAAATGGTAGTGGTAAACGTATCAAAAAAAAATCATTTGAATGGTATAAAAAAGTAATTCTTACAAATGGAGAGTCTTTAAAGTAG
- a CDS encoding tRNA dihydrouridine synthase has product MTDNFWQELPKPFFVLAPMEDVTDVVFRHVIKEAGAPDVFFTEFTNSDSYCHPEGRDSVRGRLVFTEDEQPVVAHIWGNNPEYFSQMSMDLKEMGFKGIDINMGCPVPNVATRGKGSGLILRPDVAAELIQAAKAGGLPVSVKTRIGFYKVDEMEEWITHILEQDIANLSIHLRTREEMSKADSHFELIPQILAIRDRVAPNTFITINGDIMDRQMGVELVKEYGVDGVMIGRGVFKNPYAFEKEPREHSSKELLDLLRLQLDLQDHYSKEVPRSIVGLHRFFKIYVKGFPGASDLRVKLMNTKSTDEVRIILDDFFK; this is encoded by the coding sequence ATGACAGATAATTTTTGGCAAGAATTACCAAAACCTTTTTTTGTGTTAGCCCCAATGGAAGATGTGACAGATGTCGTCTTTAGACATGTGATAAAAGAAGCAGGAGCACCTGATGTTTTTTTTACAGAATTTACTAATTCAGATAGTTACTGTCACCCAGAAGGTCGTGATAGTGTGAGAGGTCGCTTAGTTTTTACAGAAGATGAACAGCCTGTAGTGGCCCATATTTGGGGAAATAATCCTGAGTATTTTTCTCAGATGAGTATGGATTTAAAAGAAATGGGATTTAAAGGAATTGATATTAACATGGGCTGTCCTGTTCCTAATGTGGCGACAAGAGGTAAGGGAAGTGGTTTGATTTTAAGACCAGATGTAGCAGCTGAGTTAATTCAAGCAGCAAAGGCAGGAGGTCTTCCTGTTAGTGTCAAAACACGCATTGGTTTTTATAAGGTTGATGAAATGGAAGAGTGGATAACACATATATTAGAACAAGATATTGCTAATTTATCAATCCACTTAAGAACGCGTGAAGAGATGAGTAAAGCAGACTCTCATTTTGAGCTGATTCCTCAAATATTAGCTATTCGTGACCGTGTTGCACCAAATACTTTCATTACGATTAATGGTGACATTATGGATCGTCAAATGGGGGTAGAGTTAGTTAAAGAGTACGGAGTTGATGGCGTGATGATTGGCCGAGGTGTCTTTAAAAATCCTTATGCCTTTGAAAAAGAGCCTAGGGAGCATTCCTCTAAAGAATTATTAGACTTATTACGATTACAATTAGATCTTCAAGATCATTATTCAAAAGAGGTCCCAAGATCAATTGTTGGTTTGCATCGCTTTTTTAAAATTTATGTTAAGGGATTTCCTGGAGCAAGTGATTTAAGAGTGAAGTTGATGAATACCAAATCTACTGACGAAGTACGGATAATTTTAGATGATTTTTTTAAATAG
- a CDS encoding ISL3 family transposase: MDNHTRKLLNLTDKSIIFEKDWLTEATIRGRRSNIIRGRLTSPDRICPSCHQNTCVKNGTYTTKTQLPEFNRVTTYLELKRERYLCKECHTTFSADTALVDDYCHISKTLKYQIALDLKEDRSRKEIARFHHVSDNTVQRVLYDFTNHCLTNFQHLPKVLCVDEFKSTKSCQSGMSFICADAESKKIIDILPDRRLFSLIKYFLKYSRKERLKVKFLVMDMNANYGGLLKTVFPHAEIVTDRFHIIQHINRSFNQLRIKEMNQLKRYDNEEAKQYRRIKKYWKLFLKDSSQLSATTYSNYPLFNKSMTQVGVIEELLSYNSTIKIAYDYIQELKYAYETKDSDLFLELTHSISNELPKEFKAKFKTFQTFRQGVTNALNYSYSNGFLEGINNRIKAIKRTAYGYRNFLTFKRRIFLIQGQSFQFN; this comes from the coding sequence ATGGATAATCATACTAGAAAATTACTTAATTTAACAGACAAATCTATTATTTTTGAAAAAGATTGGTTAACTGAGGCTACTATTAGAGGTAGACGCTCAAATATAATAAGGGGAAGACTAACGTCTCCAGACAGAATATGCCCCTCTTGTCATCAGAATACGTGTGTTAAAAATGGTACTTATACTACTAAAACACAACTACCAGAGTTTAATAGGGTCACAACTTATTTAGAACTTAAAAGAGAACGATATCTATGTAAAGAATGTCATACAACATTCAGTGCTGATACTGCGTTAGTCGATGACTATTGTCATATATCGAAAACATTAAAGTATCAAATCGCCTTAGATTTGAAAGAAGATCGTTCAAGAAAAGAGATCGCTAGATTCCATCATGTTTCTGATAACACGGTACAACGTGTTTTATACGACTTTACCAACCACTGTCTAACCAACTTTCAACATCTACCAAAAGTACTATGTGTCGATGAATTTAAATCAACTAAGTCATGTCAATCTGGTATGAGCTTTATTTGTGCTGATGCTGAAAGTAAAAAGATTATTGATATTTTACCAGATAGACGTCTCTTCTCTCTTATTAAGTACTTCCTGAAATACTCCAGAAAAGAGCGGTTAAAAGTGAAGTTTCTCGTCATGGATATGAATGCCAACTACGGTGGCCTTCTTAAAACTGTATTTCCACATGCAGAGATTGTGACAGATAGATTCCATATCATTCAGCATATCAATCGTTCTTTTAATCAACTAAGAATAAAAGAAATGAATCAATTAAAACGTTATGATAATGAAGAAGCAAAACAATACCGGAGAATAAAAAAATATTGGAAACTATTTTTAAAAGACTCTAGTCAATTAAGTGCCACTACATATAGTAATTATCCTCTTTTCAATAAAAGTATGACACAAGTTGGTGTCATTGAAGAACTTCTTTCCTATAACTCAACTATAAAAATCGCATATGATTATATACAAGAGTTAAAATATGCTTATGAAACAAAGGATTCAGACTTATTTTTAGAATTAACTCATTCTATCTCTAATGAGCTTCCTAAGGAATTTAAAGCCAAATTCAAAACATTCCAAACCTTCAGGCAAGGTGTTACCAATGCTTTAAATTATTCTTATTCAAATGGTTTTTTAGAAGGAATTAACAACCGAATCAAAGCTATCAAACGAACAGCCTATGGTTACCGAAATTTCTTAACTTTTAAGCGACGGATTTTCCTTATTCAAGGTCAATCATTTCAATTTAATTAA
- a CDS encoding beta-glucoside-specific PTS transporter subunit IIABC, with protein MRYEALNKEIINLIGGKDNIQGVAHCVTRLRLSLKDKTKADVEAIKNLDGVIDVVSNDVAFQIIIGTHVTDVYTEFMEMIGLGEDNETVSDEKLTLKKIPMAILSVISESMTSIVEVLIAAGMIAGFLSILSLTGLLSAESPTYQIMETLKTSVFTFLPVFLAASSARRLKVNPYVAMVLATAAMSNNINGAEGLSIFGYSLPTIEYANTFIPILLGVWLLSVVTKYLEKFIPKSVQMFFVPALSLMIVFPIMLIAFGPIGMWIGSGLNWLFDVLAQNVGYWIVVSLYAATQPFLIVLGAANFTFPIIVNFFTELGFDPIFTPAATISDIAVCGAIIGYLLKTKNKKEKDTFASIGFSALMGVTEPAVFGVFLKYRKPFIAVIVGGGIGGLIAGLAGVKGMTMAWGLAGLPAFLAGGTANFVWMIIACIVSFILAAAVAYGLGIPSEGQGEEKDESKDDRLVNSTFTSNQVFLSKVSSGKIVELSTVSDKAFASEALGKGYALIPDIDNQDILSPTTGEVTVVFPTKHAYGIKTKEGVEVLVHIGIDTVNLEGEGFESHVEVGDQISVGDKLATVDYQLLDSKGFDSTIMVIVTNTADFLDIVFLEDQLNDDIALTIFI; from the coding sequence ATGAGATACGAAGCATTAAATAAAGAAATAATTAACTTAATAGGTGGAAAAGATAACATACAAGGTGTTGCCCACTGTGTGACGAGGTTGAGATTATCGCTAAAAGACAAAACGAAGGCCGATGTTGAGGCGATAAAAAATCTAGATGGTGTTATTGATGTGGTCTCTAACGATGTGGCTTTTCAAATTATTATAGGAACTCATGTGACAGATGTTTATACTGAGTTTATGGAAATGATTGGTTTGGGAGAAGATAACGAGACAGTATCAGACGAAAAGTTAACTCTAAAGAAAATTCCAATGGCTATACTATCTGTAATATCTGAGTCAATGACTTCTATAGTAGAAGTCTTAATAGCTGCCGGGATGATTGCTGGTTTTTTAAGTATTCTCTCATTAACAGGTCTATTATCAGCTGAGAGTCCAACTTATCAAATTATGGAAACTTTGAAGACATCAGTTTTTACATTTTTACCAGTCTTTTTGGCAGCATCATCGGCTAGAAGATTAAAAGTAAATCCTTATGTGGCTATGGTGCTGGCAACAGCTGCTATGTCAAATAATATTAATGGAGCAGAAGGGTTGAGTATTTTTGGATACAGTTTACCAACTATCGAATATGCTAATACCTTCATTCCTATTCTGCTAGGAGTTTGGTTATTAAGTGTTGTCACAAAATATTTAGAAAAATTTATTCCGAAATCTGTTCAAATGTTTTTTGTTCCAGCGTTATCGTTGATGATAGTTTTCCCAATTATGTTAATAGCTTTTGGTCCGATTGGCATGTGGATTGGAAGTGGACTAAATTGGTTATTTGATGTACTTGCTCAAAATGTAGGTTATTGGATTGTTGTTTCTCTTTATGCGGCAACACAACCATTTTTAATTGTTCTTGGAGCAGCGAATTTTACTTTCCCAATTATTGTTAATTTCTTTACAGAACTTGGTTTTGATCCAATCTTTACACCAGCAGCCACTATTTCAGATATTGCTGTTTGTGGCGCTATTATCGGTTACTTACTGAAAACAAAAAATAAAAAAGAAAAAGATACATTTGCATCAATTGGTTTCTCAGCTTTAATGGGAGTTACAGAGCCAGCTGTATTTGGTGTATTCCTTAAATACAGAAAACCATTTATTGCAGTTATTGTAGGTGGCGGTATAGGTGGGTTAATCGCTGGTCTTGCTGGAGTAAAAGGAATGACAATGGCATGGGGATTAGCAGGATTACCAGCTTTTTTAGCAGGTGGAACAGCTAACTTTGTTTGGATGATTATTGCTTGTATTGTTTCATTCATTTTAGCAGCAGCTGTTGCATATGGTTTAGGTATTCCTTCTGAAGGACAGGGAGAAGAGAAAGATGAATCAAAAGATGATAGGTTAGTTAATAGTACTTTTACCTCAAATCAAGTTTTTTTATCTAAAGTCTCTTCAGGAAAAATAGTGGAATTATCAACTGTTTCAGATAAAGCTTTTGCAAGTGAAGCTTTAGGAAAAGGATATGCACTTATTCCAGATATTGATAATCAAGATATTTTGTCACCTACAACTGGAGAAGTGACTGTTGTTTTTCCAACGAAACATGCTTATGGTATTAAAACGAAAGAAGGAGTTGAAGTTTTAGTTCATATTGGGATTGATACAGTTAATCTTGAGGGAGAAGGTTTTGAATCTCATGTGGAAGTTGGGGATCAGATAAGTGTAGGGGATAAGTTAGCTACTGTGGATTATCAATTATTAGACAGTAAAGGATTTGATTCTACCATTATGGTTATTGTGACTAATACAGCTGATTTTTTAGATATTGTGTTTCTTGAAGATCAGTTAAATGATGATATTGCTTTAACGATATTTATTTAA